The bacterium genome includes a region encoding these proteins:
- a CDS encoding oligopeptide transporter OPT family protein, which yields MSGESGREIRRGSYPEITWPAILIGYVLGALIAVSIGYLSLKLGFSIEGSELAAILGFGILRGVMRRKSIIENNINQTLASSVNGASAGMMFSIPAIFILGYTDFNRLLVVLACMAGGVLGIAFIIPLRKQMIDFDRLAYPGGIATAAILKAPGAGVRKAQLLVGAALLAAIVHLASLMTGFENWDVGALLGLPEYMNGIWYISLLTIGTAYLAGRGGWFFVVGGYVCYWILAPLMDFRGILPTPAELETAGQGMATYLRLQLFRPVGIGMLIGGAVTGIALALPLVIAAIRSMQQAAKVKSVVSRDELPIRFLYMGIVGAVVLLAGTAVMAVPHIEPWRMILMAVLGATWVWLAGIVLAECIGRTQWSPLSGMTLIGITILIFVASGMSDRDTVVASIVVGAAMCVAMAQATDLMLDLKTGYLVGAIPRKQQIAQFLGTWLGPILIMGLIVVLHQAYGMGSDKLPAPQGQALASVIQGVLGGDVPLDKYLSGAGLGALLSASGIGGVGIMVGLGFYLPFNIILTYTIGTLLREFTDARLGRKFADDSGIPLAAGLIVGEALVGVGYSLMVVFSA from the coding sequence ATGAGCGGGGAGTCGGGAAGAGAGATTCGTCGCGGTTCGTATCCGGAGATCACCTGGCCGGCGATTCTGATCGGCTACGTGCTGGGTGCCTTGATTGCGGTCTCGATCGGCTATCTGAGCCTCAAGCTCGGCTTCTCGATCGAGGGCTCGGAGCTTGCCGCGATCCTCGGCTTCGGAATTCTCCGCGGCGTGATGCGCCGCAAGAGCATCATCGAGAACAACATCAATCAGACCCTGGCGTCGTCGGTCAACGGCGCGTCCGCCGGAATGATGTTCTCGATTCCGGCGATCTTCATCCTCGGCTACACCGACTTCAACCGGCTGCTGGTCGTGCTCGCCTGCATGGCGGGCGGTGTGCTCGGCATCGCTTTCATCATTCCGCTGCGCAAACAGATGATCGATTTCGATCGCCTGGCCTACCCCGGTGGAATCGCCACGGCGGCGATCTTGAAAGCGCCGGGAGCGGGCGTTCGCAAGGCGCAGTTACTTGTCGGCGCAGCGCTGTTGGCGGCGATCGTTCACCTCGCAAGCCTGATGACGGGCTTCGAGAACTGGGATGTCGGAGCGCTGCTGGGCCTCCCGGAGTACATGAACGGGATCTGGTACATATCGCTGCTGACCATCGGCACCGCCTATCTGGCCGGCCGTGGCGGCTGGTTCTTCGTCGTTGGCGGCTACGTCTGCTACTGGATTCTGGCGCCGCTGATGGACTTTCGCGGCATTCTGCCTACACCGGCTGAGCTCGAGACCGCCGGACAGGGGATGGCGACCTATCTGCGGCTGCAGCTGTTTCGACCGGTGGGAATCGGAATGCTGATTGGCGGGGCGGTGACCGGCATCGCGCTGGCGCTCCCACTGGTCATCGCCGCCATACGGAGTATGCAGCAAGCGGCGAAGGTCAAGTCGGTCGTGTCGAGGGACGAGCTGCCGATCCGCTTTCTCTACATGGGAATCGTGGGTGCTGTGGTGCTGCTGGCGGGCACGGCGGTCATGGCGGTGCCGCACATCGAGCCCTGGCGGATGATCCTGATGGCGGTTCTCGGGGCGACCTGGGTCTGGCTGGCCGGGATCGTTCTCGCAGAGTGCATCGGCCGAACGCAGTGGTCGCCGCTTTCGGGCATGACGCTCATCGGCATCACGATCTTGATCTTCGTAGCCTCCGGGATGAGCGATCGAGACACGGTCGTCGCGTCGATTGTGGTCGGCGCCGCGATGTGCGTGGCGATGGCGCAGGCGACGGACCTGATGCTCGATCTCAAGACCGGCTACCTGGTCGGCGCGATTCCGCGCAAGCAGCAGATCGCCCAGTTCCTCGGCACCTGGCTGGGCCCGATCTTGATCATGGGCCTGATCGTGGTGCTGCATCAGGCCTACGGCATGGGCAGCGACAAGCTGCCGGCGCCGCAAGGTCAAGCGCTGGCGAGTGTGATTCAGGGTGTCCTGGGCGGCGACGTACCGCTCGACAAGTATCTTTCGGGAGCGGGTCTCGGGGCGCTGCTGTCGGCGTCGGGCATCGGTGGTGTCGGCATCATGGTCGGCCTCGGTTTCTACCTGCCGTTCAACATCATCCTGACCTACACGATCGGCACTCTTCTGCGAGAGTTCACCGACGCCAGGCTCGGTCGCAAGTTCGCGGACGACTCGGGCATTCCCCTTGCGGCAGGACTGATCGTGGGCGAAGCGTTGGTCGGCGTCGGTTATTCACTGATGGTTGTTTTCTCGGCTTGA
- a CDS encoding MoaD/ThiS family protein: protein MKIKLTYTGYLKFDGVESGSHIEVQEGSTVGDVLGRFRVVPEQQRFLRLFVNDETADPSRAVQDGDELTVIMQIGGG from the coding sequence ATGAAGATCAAGTTGACCTACACCGGCTACTTGAAGTTCGACGGTGTCGAGAGCGGCAGCCATATCGAGGTCCAGGAGGGCTCAACCGTGGGCGACGTACTTGGCCGTTTTCGGGTAGTGCCGGAACAGCAACGGTTCCTCAGACTCTTCGTCAACGATGAAACAGCCGATCCGTCGCGGGCCGTCCAAGACGGTGACGAGTTGACGGTCATTATGCAGATCGGAGGCGGGTAG
- a CDS encoding (2Fe-2S)-binding protein: MSSRKTIRFRLNGETKEFTITAGESLLDLLRRSGYSGTKRGCEDGACGSCTVIMNGSAINSCITFAFQAHDRKVRTIESVGEYDRPDPFQTAMVEEAGVQCGFCIPGIIMSVKAMLDEVPNPTEQEIFEHLDGNYCRCTGYEKIEDALHRTIAETSGEKPQWTR; encoded by the coding sequence ATGAGCAGCAGGAAGACGATACGGTTCAGGCTCAACGGCGAGACCAAGGAGTTCACGATCACCGCCGGCGAGTCGCTGCTCGATCTTCTTCGCCGCTCCGGCTACTCCGGAACCAAGCGCGGTTGCGAGGACGGCGCCTGCGGCTCGTGCACGGTCATCATGAACGGCTCCGCGATCAACTCGTGCATCACCTTCGCCTTTCAGGCGCATGATCGAAAGGTCCGGACCATTGAGAGCGTCGGCGAATACGACCGGCCCGATCCCTTTCAGACCGCCATGGTCGAAGAGGCTGGCGTTCAGTGTGGGTTCTGCATTCCCGGAATCATCATGTCGGTCAAGGCGATGCTTGACGAGGTGCCGAACCCGACCGAGCAGGAGATCTTCGAGCATCTCGACGGCAACTACTGTCGCTGCACGGGCTACGAGAAGATCGAGGACGCTCTGCACAGGACCATCGCCGAGACCTCGGGGGAGAAACCGCAATGGACAAGGTGA
- a CDS encoding molybdopterin-dependent oxidoreductase translates to MDKVKSFKVVNKSVDKTDSMQLALGKPSFVADLVPPDSLIVKMLWSPHPHALIKSIDISAAEAMPGVRCVLCHENVPRHLHLTAGQGYPEPSPYDTAVFDYKVRCVGDRVAAVAAETAEIAEAALKKVQVEYELLEPVLSIEDALRDGAPVIHDEPDVSHPLPVPFQPEKNIVAEVGMKEGDLEREMEAADYAFDHGYDTPYAQHVPIETHVCFAYLDASDRVVICASTQVPFHCRRIVAQALGLPVKKIRIIKPRIGGGFGSKQEMLLEDVCALMALRTRRPCFWQLTREENFLYGRTRHPIHFRLRTTMTGDGELTGIGMDAICNTGAYGGHGLPVVGCCGSKVLPLYRWKHIHFDGKVVYTNLPVGGAYRGFGATQAYFAVESQLDEMSYAIDMDPLELRLKNHIQEGEGSPVFAALGEGKAGVEMTIGSCGLSECLRLGAEEIGWSGRTLPSEKSGRYRRGLGLACLMQGSSIPEIDMGAASIKMNEDGSFNLLFGATDLGTGADTVLAQIAAEELSTTVDKMLVYASDTDLTPFDVGAYASSTTYLSGEAVRKAAAKVKQQILGVAAEMLDKAPAELTAVDAKVVAKDGSGEVTYSQVALYSLYERNQFQIMDVASHITHKSPPPFAAHYVDLVVDTLTGKVKVEKYVAAIDCGTAINPKLAEGQTEGAVMNGVSYALCEEYLFDSKGAMTNASMQNYHIHSLRDKPKIKTILVPSYEDTGPFGAKSVSEISINGGAPAIGNAIFNATGARLRRFPFTPESVWRAIQEQTASPSRSRETVRSA, encoded by the coding sequence ATGGACAAGGTGAAGTCGTTCAAGGTCGTCAACAAGTCGGTCGACAAGACCGATTCGATGCAGCTGGCTCTCGGCAAGCCCTCCTTCGTGGCGGATCTAGTGCCGCCCGATTCCCTGATCGTCAAGATGTTGTGGAGTCCGCACCCGCACGCTCTGATCAAATCGATCGACATCAGCGCGGCCGAGGCGATGCCGGGCGTGCGGTGTGTGCTGTGCCACGAGAACGTGCCGCGGCACCTGCACCTGACCGCCGGCCAGGGCTATCCGGAGCCCTCCCCGTACGACACCGCGGTGTTCGACTACAAGGTGCGTTGCGTGGGCGACCGCGTGGCGGCGGTTGCCGCCGAGACCGCCGAGATCGCCGAAGCGGCGCTCAAGAAGGTTCAGGTCGAGTACGAACTGCTCGAGCCCGTGCTGTCGATCGAGGACGCTCTGCGCGACGGCGCTCCGGTGATTCACGACGAGCCGGACGTGAGCCATCCGCTGCCCGTGCCGTTCCAGCCGGAGAAGAACATCGTCGCCGAAGTCGGCATGAAGGAAGGCGACCTCGAGCGGGAGATGGAAGCCGCGGACTACGCCTTCGATCACGGGTACGACACGCCGTATGCCCAGCACGTGCCGATCGAGACCCACGTCTGTTTCGCTTACCTGGACGCGAGTGATCGCGTGGTCATCTGCGCCAGCACTCAGGTGCCGTTCCACTGCCGCCGCATCGTCGCTCAGGCCCTCGGGCTGCCGGTCAAGAAGATTCGGATCATCAAGCCGCGTATCGGCGGCGGCTTCGGCAGCAAACAGGAGATGTTGCTCGAGGATGTCTGCGCGCTCATGGCGCTGCGCACCCGGCGGCCCTGTTTCTGGCAGCTGACGCGCGAGGAGAACTTTCTCTACGGGCGCACGCGCCATCCGATCCACTTCCGGCTGCGCACCACGATGACCGGGGACGGCGAGCTGACCGGTATCGGGATGGACGCCATCTGCAACACCGGCGCCTATGGTGGGCATGGGCTGCCGGTGGTCGGCTGCTGTGGCAGCAAGGTCCTCCCGCTCTATCGCTGGAAGCACATCCACTTCGACGGCAAGGTCGTTTACACCAATCTGCCGGTGGGCGGCGCCTACCGTGGTTTCGGCGCCACCCAGGCCTACTTCGCGGTGGAGAGCCAGCTCGACGAGATGAGCTACGCGATCGACATGGATCCGCTCGAGCTTCGCCTCAAGAACCACATTCAGGAAGGCGAAGGCTCGCCGGTGTTCGCGGCGCTCGGCGAGGGCAAGGCCGGTGTCGAGATGACCATCGGCAGCTGTGGATTGTCGGAGTGCTTGCGACTCGGCGCCGAGGAGATCGGTTGGAGCGGGCGCACCCTGCCGAGCGAGAAGTCGGGACGTTACCGGCGCGGCCTCGGCCTCGCCTGTCTGATGCAGGGCTCAAGCATTCCCGAGATCGACATGGGCGCGGCGTCCATCAAGATGAACGAGGACGGCTCGTTCAATCTACTCTTCGGGGCCACCGATCTGGGCACCGGGGCCGACACGGTTCTCGCCCAGATCGCGGCGGAGGAGCTCTCGACCACCGTCGACAAGATGCTCGTGTACGCCTCCGACACCGACCTGACGCCTTTCGATGTCGGTGCCTACGCTTCTAGCACGACCTATTTGAGCGGCGAGGCGGTGCGTAAGGCGGCGGCGAAGGTCAAACAGCAGATCCTGGGCGTCGCCGCCGAGATGCTCGACAAGGCGCCGGCAGAACTGACGGCCGTCGACGCCAAGGTCGTGGCGAAAGACGGCAGCGGCGAAGTCACCTACTCCCAGGTCGCGCTCTACTCGCTCTACGAAAGAAACCAGTTCCAGATCATGGACGTCGCCTCCCACATCACCCACAAGTCACCCCCTCCGTTCGCGGCTCACTACGTCGATCTCGTGGTGGACACCTTGACCGGCAAGGTCAAGGTCGAGAAGTACGTCGCCGCGATCGATTGCGGCACGGCGATCAACCCGAAGCTGGCCGAAGGGCAGACCGAGGGCGCGGTGATGAACGGCGTCAGCTACGCGCTGTGCGAGGAGTACCTGTTTGACTCGAAGGGCGCGATGACCAACGCGAGCATGCAGAATTACCACATCCATTCGCTGCGCGATAAGCCCAAGATCAAGACGATCCTGGTGCCGAGCTATGAGGACACCGGGCCATTCGGGGCCAAGAGCGTCTCGGAGATCAGCATCAATGGGGGCGCGCCGGCCATCGGCAACGCCATCTTCAACGCCACCGGAGCTCGCCTGCGCCGGTTTCCCTTCACGCCCGAGAGCGTCTGGAGGGCCATCCAGGAACAAACAGCCAGTCCCAGTCGGAGCCGGGAGACCGTGCGGTCGGCTTGA
- the pepT gene encoding peptidase T yields MSESSGLPAVVDRFLRYVRIDTASDRDSTSFPSTEKQKDLSRLLAEELRALGLEDAEMDEYGYVYATLPSTLPEADAASTPTLALFAHVDTSQDEPGGPVVPLIHENYDGSVFELPGRLPAGGAVTLDPERSPALREHVGHDLISSDGTTLLGSDDKAGCAVIMQTVEDLLADPSVPRPPIRVCFTVDEEIGKGVDKLDLERLAADVAYTIDGSGTGTLSYETFNAAEAVIEVTGVNVHAGYAKDVMANAVTILARILDRLPADETPETTEDREGYYCPIEMSGTISSARSKMILRDFTTAGLAARKQLVESLVADACRAHPRASIDLQMSDQYKNMKEYIEAKDRRAVTFAFAAADEMGIELESELVRGGTDGSRLSEMGLPTPNVFDGGYDYHSRFEWNTVQNLEASLAYVQNLVRYWAEHGRDPV; encoded by the coding sequence ATGAGTGAGAGTTCCGGTCTTCCAGCTGTGGTCGACCGCTTTCTGCGCTACGTGCGCATCGACACCGCGTCCGATCGCGACTCGACGAGTTTCCCGTCGACGGAGAAGCAGAAGGACCTGTCGCGTCTGCTCGCCGAAGAGCTGCGCGCGCTCGGGCTCGAGGACGCCGAGATGGACGAGTACGGATATGTCTATGCCACACTGCCCTCGACGTTGCCGGAGGCCGACGCCGCGAGCACGCCGACCTTGGCTCTTTTTGCCCATGTCGACACCTCGCAGGACGAGCCCGGGGGTCCGGTCGTACCGCTGATTCACGAAAACTACGACGGCTCGGTGTTTGAGCTACCGGGTCGGCTGCCGGCTGGGGGCGCGGTGACCCTGGATCCGGAGCGCAGCCCGGCGCTTCGCGAGCACGTCGGCCATGATCTGATCAGCTCCGACGGCACCACCCTTCTGGGGAGCGACGATAAGGCCGGCTGCGCGGTGATCATGCAGACGGTCGAAGACCTGCTGGCGGACCCATCGGTGCCGCGGCCACCGATTCGCGTCTGTTTCACCGTAGACGAGGAGATCGGCAAAGGAGTCGACAAGCTCGACCTCGAGCGTCTGGCGGCGGACGTCGCCTACACGATTGATGGCTCGGGAACGGGGACGTTGTCGTATGAGACCTTCAACGCCGCCGAAGCCGTGATCGAGGTCACGGGGGTCAACGTGCATGCCGGCTACGCCAAGGACGTGATGGCCAATGCGGTGACGATTCTCGCCCGGATCCTGGATCGCCTTCCCGCCGACGAAACGCCCGAGACCACCGAGGATCGCGAAGGCTATTACTGTCCGATCGAGATGTCCGGCACGATCTCTTCGGCTCGCTCCAAGATGATTTTGCGTGATTTCACCACGGCGGGACTGGCAGCTCGCAAGCAGCTGGTCGAGAGCCTGGTCGCCGACGCCTGTCGCGCGCACCCACGCGCCTCGATCGATCTGCAGATGAGCGATCAGTACAAGAACATGAAGGAGTACATCGAGGCGAAAGACCGCCGCGCAGTCACTTTCGCTTTCGCGGCGGCCGATGAGATGGGAATCGAGCTCGAGAGCGAGCTGGTACGCGGCGGTACCGACGGCTCACGCCTCTCGGAGATGGGCTTGCCCACGCCCAACGTGTTCGACGGCGGCTACGACTACCACAGCCGTTTCGAGTGGAATACGGTCCAGAATCTCGAGGCATCGCTGGCCTATGTCCAGAACCTCGTGCGCTACTGGGCCGAGCACGGCAGAGATCCGGTGTAA